The Cardiocondyla obscurior isolate alpha-2009 linkage group LG24, Cobs3.1, whole genome shotgun sequence sequence gagataaaaaattaatgtgatgCTTTCGAAATAAATCTGGTTTTTCATCTCTATATTAAATGTGATACTTCATGCAAGTATTTCACACACAGTACGTGTATTTCCGCGCGACCCTAAAAGATTTTCCATCTCGCGAAAGATTAACGTCAGTTTCACTTGTAAGTTTCACTTTGTATTCACGAGTGGGTGGTAAACTTTATGTCATcgtaaacaaaatattttcatgCCGTGTACAGAGAGAAGGCAAAACAAACTAGTGAAGCTTTTACGAACAAGGAAAATACTGTttcaagtttattttaaatatttatctattGTCAGCCTGTTGAAGAAACTCGACGaattataaagttaattatGTTGACTTAGCGAGCTTCTTTAACAAGTCGACGTGAGATACTAACTTTCAAAATAAGTCTTTTTCGATTTACTACTCGAGTGCTTCGTTTCATTGTAACACGATATGCTAGCTGCATTTTCCCGCTAGACGACGAGGAATGAGATCCATTTTTGGCAAGGTTCCCCTCCCGTATTTTCCATTTAGAAACGTCACAGAAATGTTCGATAGAGTTAATTGAATAACTCCTCTAATGTTCGTGGTAATCTCGGCgtgaaaaagtaatttatgaAAAGTATGTACATGCAAAAAACTTACGAcattaaaacttattaataaatcttcgTGATTTTGAGGATTGCTAAAGTTTTTAAGCATTATcccgaaaataatttataatatcgtattaaagtattttcttaacttaatttaaaacCACCAAGTTTATTTTCTGATAATTACGCTCATTTATATTCCGTAACAGACCGTAAAATCTTAGGAGACctgactaaaaaaaattaatgacaaacTTCCGAATTTGTTAtccatctcgtggctgtctaacAAATCTGTCCCGTCACCGAGTCAGAAATATAATACTCGAAACgttaagatattaaataattattactggATAAAACCGTGATAGATGAACTAagatatttaaacatttttcaccGCGTGCTAGCTTATACTGCGCGTACTGAACTATTCCTACGCGCGCTCGAATGCAGAGTCCGCCAGTCGTCAGGCCCGCTgaccgccgcgcgcgcgtggcCACCGCGAGCACGTGCTCGTGTTTAGATCAGCTGACGGCCATCATGCTGCAACTTCACTGGACGcgggacgcgcgggcggcgggacTCGGCTGGCCCTGCGGACTCTGAGTTGAGCGCGCGTGACATAGGTCAGAACTCGCAGTAAGCGAGTAACGcaacgaaaaacgtttagatgtCTAGTTTTTCTAGCTCGTTTTTGAAcctgtaataattatctcgcaACATGGCTCGCGCTGGGCAATGACTAGACggatattaaacaattatttttttttttttaacaacctttttttttttaattttacatagtaACGATTAActagatatttattataaataaatatttttttacaaactttgATTAGTATTAAGTTAGCtgaagaatatatttaatctgtgcgatctaaccactagctgcaaaaaaaaGCTAGCAAAAATTAGAACAGCTCGATAAATTTCTACTCGGACATTTCtgtgatttttcttttttttcattttgatTCGCAATATTTTTACTAGACTAGAGACATCAAGTCGCGAGCATGATAGTGTGAAATGTCGAATTTCCTTGCAAAATCCAATCTTAATCTCTCGATCCGAAATCGCGCAGCCGATATTCtcttctccctctctttcccttcccGAATGCCAAGCTGTTCTTTTGCATTCGATGTATTCAACAGCTCCGCTCGTCTCGCGGATTCGCGCGTGAATCTGTCGATATTCCATCGGATATGCCTGGGCCGGAGAAAGGAAAACATTACGGCGCGCCTCCTGATATCCCTATTTTTCCTCGCGGTTCTCGCTTGATATAACCAACCgatcgagaaaaatattctccTCGCGTTCCGGAAGTTTATAAATTCCATCAAAACGTATTTCAATGCCATCGAGACGTATTCTTGTaaagggaagaagaaaaacgcgCAGATCGCGAGCGAAGTCTTTTCACAGTCAACTTCTACTCGGTGTCTTTTCacaatgttataaaaattgttaaagaaaattcaagTTTAACGTGCAAAATTCTAATAGAGACGACGGCTTAAAATACACATAAAACTTTATATGAATACTGGCACCGTaatgcataaatataatatcagAATAAGATACGTATGTGTTGCCGGCTATTAGACCATCACTTTTTATCGCGTAGCGCAAAATGCAACGGGACAAGTACTTCGTGCCAAGATAGCGCAACCGCGATGACGAGAGGGCAAAATTGCGGTTTACGTGAATTCCAAATGAAAAGTCATCTCACAAGTATTTTTCCGTGGGAAATGACCGTCTGGTAAATTTCTCGCGGCATCAAATCGATCGATCGTTTAATCGCGTCTACTCCTCTCCACCGGCAAAactaaataaagtaaaattatctgTGTGTTCCGATTCCCTCGGtacttctctctttttttttatttttacattacctCGCTTCACGTTCGTTGAATTAAACAATTTCGTGTTAAAAGTTACGCTATGGAGGAATAAAggttttactttataaattcttcgtaaaaaaagaaagaaaagaaaatagggTTACGCTATTctcagttaatttttttttcccagtCAAATACGACAAGTTAGTTGCTAAGGGATGATCTGTATTGTGACTCaacatttcaatttaaatcgaATTTGTTTAATGTTAATTGGCTTATGGCCTTACGAGTGTTCGAAGCTAGTTCGGTTTCAGACATTTTTCTGCTTCACTATTCTTATAAGCAGCGTGGTGTATCAAGTGAGTCCACATTTTTAATCGCGCTTCTCGTTGTGACTTTacgatatacaaattaattttatttccatgtAACAtcatttgcaaaaaaaaataatatataattattaattatagctTGCAGTATTTATTTCCGAAGACTGTACTATTAATCTCATCTTAAAAGTTTTTTCTATTGCGTTACTCTTTTTCATGTACGTGATCGAATACAATTCTTTTCGCATTAACAGACAGATTGTAAGTTAGTgtgcatataatattttttctaagaTTCGCGATAAGTTGAATCTcgaaatctatttttttaaagataaaatggtCATTGGATCAACTGCAGCACATTTGTGACGAATTAAAGGACGAGAAAGAAATCGATATTATGAAAAAGTGCGGAGATGATACGAGACGATATACCATTCTGCTTATACGTAAGAggatttatattatttagtaCACgtgtgaataaattataacgaaaataaaatcattaactTGACGAACCACGTgggcatttaattaaaatatttattatgtttattatattttaataaaatgcaaaattaataaataattggaagtatttatatacatataacaaaaacgtaataagaatacatttatttataataatgcatattttatttttaatattaaaatttaaaacaagataaatatttttatattaatgctTGAAAGAAAAGTGGTGAAAAGATAAtgagttttaaaataatatatcgctTTTGCAAGATAATAATTCAcaggattcttttttttttttaaacattattagTGCTTGATGTTATCAATCTAATTGTCATTCCTTTATTGCCATTTCTACTGTATGCTTATGACGTTCTTCTTCGTATTAACAAATATCATATAAGCAACGTGATACATATGCTTATACCTAAGCATTTTCTTGGCCGAGataattatatctatttaattattttacattcggGGTCATCAATCGCAATTGGAGGATTAATACTGATAGCAACGATGACGATGTGTGTAGCATATATTAAACATGCTTGTGGAATGTTTAAAATCGCCAGgtgaaaaaatatacgtaagaACAAATAGAGAAATTATAATCGTCCACATAGTtctctttgtaaaaattaattaaaataaatttttatagttatCGCATTGAGAAGGCGATCGCAATAAATATGCTGAAAAATAGTAGTTTAGAGAACGAGTTTATGATGTATCGAGAAATAATTCATGCGGTAGATATCCATCGTAAAGCTATGAAGTTAGTAccatttaataacaattacataaatgcaaatataataatattctctttttattgaAGGTCCactatacttttcttttccggCTTTCAAAGATCacgttttattctattaataattggAGTATTAACTCTGAGCCTGAATTTTTATGAAGTTAGTTTTTCTGACATTATCAAATATGTATTTTCGaataagtttttaaaagaattgaagtaatattttacattcaaGAACCAggcaaaaactaaaaaattaaataactttgggggaaaaaaaaaaaaaaaaatacaagacaGTTCTgatgtgaaatatatttaataattttttagaaaattaatgttcgcaacattttataaatatagttAATAAACATCTTTTAAGACACttggttttaagaaaatatcttaagattaaaattaattttttagttctTTGCTTGCGTCttgctaaaataattaaaaagggGAAAAGTTAACTTTCACAACATATGTATTTTTAGATCtctgaaattatttcgtatgGACGCGATATTTATGATtgtttatttcactttttaattattattgacatTTTTGCCTatgtgtttttatttaattatgctgGACAGGAATTTACAGATCACAACGAACATATATTTACCACTGTGTAAGGGACcgtcatatatatttatacattttaataaattttagatCAAGTTGTTGAATAATTCGCGAGCatcggaaattaatttaaaatagtgtacaaagattattaatattatatttgcaattatttattttattctctagCTTTCATTTTGTAGATATAACGTTCAGTGGTATGTAACGCCTATACacgtgcaaaaattaatattgtttctcTTGCAAAGAGGTAACAAAACAGTCTCCCTTAATTTTGGCATCGTGTTCGTGTTGTCTATGGAATTATTTGCAgcggtaaaaatttattacataatctATGTTACGTCTAGCAcgttgtatatgtatacgtgtTAGATAtccgtataaatattaaacgcggACACGCGAAAcaaatacgtatattttattttacagttaGCGAAGGCATCGATATCCTATTTTACCGTTGTATGTTCGATGCAATTGTAGAAACGCGAAAACTTTTGATCCAACAATCGCAGTTGCGTACAACGCATTGCAATCTGCGATGCGAA is a genomic window containing:
- the LOC139111541 gene encoding uncharacterized protein; the protein is MICIVTQHFNLNRICLMLIGLWPYECSKLVRFQTFFCFTILISSVVYQLAVFISEDCTINLILKVFSIALLFFMYVIEYNSFRINRQIIKWSLDQLQHICDELKDEKEIDIMKKCGDDTRRYTILLIRKRIYIIYKINFYSYRIEKAIAINMLKNSSLENEFMMYREIIHAVDIHRKAMKLVPFNNNYINANIISEIISYGRDIYDCLFHFLIIIDIFAYVFLFNYAGQEFTDHNEHIFTTVYNVQWYVTPIHVQKLILFLLQRGNKTVSLNFGIVFVLSMELFAAVKIYYIIYVTSSTLYMYTC